The Chryseobacterium nakagawai genome has a segment encoding these proteins:
- a CDS encoding class I SAM-dependent methyltransferase: protein MIFEYLKLNMDIDDNAFNEIYPEHIKALSQRHWTPVAVAKMAAKYLVDDTNRRVLDIGSGAGKFCLVGAASTDGIFYGIEQRASLTKISKKLADKHNINNVDFINVNIKDVSFLEYEAFYFFNSFYENIDTSCSIDDTIIHDRDLYYDYSAYVREQLDATPIGTRLVTYWSKWDEIPNSFTLVDTACNKLLNFWEKVF, encoded by the coding sequence ATGATTTTTGAATACCTTAAATTAAATATGGATATTGATGACAATGCTTTTAATGAAATATATCCTGAACATATAAAAGCTTTGTCACAACGTCATTGGACTCCTGTTGCTGTTGCTAAGATGGCTGCTAAATATTTAGTTGATGATACCAATAGAAGAGTCTTGGATATTGGATCCGGAGCGGGTAAATTTTGTCTTGTGGGAGCAGCTTCTACAGATGGTATATTTTACGGAATTGAGCAAAGAGCATCTCTAACTAAAATATCAAAAAAATTAGCCGATAAACACAATATAAATAATGTTGATTTTATTAATGTAAATATAAAAGATGTCTCTTTTTTAGAATACGAAGCATTCTATTTTTTTAATTCTTTTTATGAAAATATAGATACTTCTTGTTCCATTGATGATACAATTATTCATGATAGAGATTTATACTACGATTATTCGGCATATGTGAGGGAACAGCTTGATGCAACACCTATTGGAACGAGGCTTGTTACTTATTGGAGTAAATGGGACGAAATTCCTAACAGTTTTACTCTAGTAGATACCGCTTGTAATAAGTTATTGAATTTTTGGGAAAAGGTATTTTGA
- the gcvH gene encoding glycine cleavage system protein GcvH, with product MKIPENLLYTEDHEWVRVENDMAYIGITDFAQHELGDIVYVEIETLGEKLQQHDVFGTVEAVKTVSDLFLPIAAEVMEINPKLESNPELVNSDPYGEGWMIKIKVNNPADTEGLLTTESYTSLIGLS from the coding sequence ATGAAAATTCCTGAAAATCTATTGTACACTGAAGACCATGAATGGGTGAGAGTAGAAAATGATATGGCATATATTGGAATCACGGATTTTGCACAACACGAATTGGGTGATATTGTATATGTTGAAATCGAAACGCTTGGAGAAAAGTTACAGCAGCATGACGTATTTGGGACCGTTGAAGCAGTGAAAACAGTATCGGATCTTTTCTTGCCGATTGCCGCTGAAGTAATGGAAATCAATCCGAAGTTGGAATCAAATCCTGAATTAGTCAATTCTGATCCTTATGGAGAAGGATGGATGATTAAAATAAAAGTCAATAATCCAGCAGATACTGAAGGACTTTTGACCACCGAGTCATACACTTCACTAATAGGTTTATCATAG
- a CDS encoding helix-turn-helix domain-containing protein: protein MKLYIKYMVSLRCKMVVHQELEKLGIKNAVVDLGLVEILDDISVKQRLMLKENLLKTGLELLDDKKSILIEKIKNTVTEMIHHSESLPKENFSDYISKKLGYDYTYLANTFSEVKGITLQHFIIINKIEKVKELLLYDELNLTEISYKLNYSSAAHLSNQFKKITGLSPSFYKQLKHKRLKNLEDI from the coding sequence ATGAAACTGTATATAAAATATATGGTGAGCCTGCGTTGTAAAATGGTTGTTCATCAGGAGCTGGAAAAACTAGGTATTAAAAATGCTGTGGTAGATCTTGGTTTGGTAGAAATATTGGATGATATTAGTGTTAAACAAAGGCTTATGCTGAAAGAAAATCTTTTGAAAACAGGGCTTGAACTATTGGATGACAAAAAAAGTATTTTGATTGAAAAAATAAAGAATACTGTCACAGAAATGATTCATCATTCAGAATCTCTTCCAAAAGAAAATTTCTCAGACTATATCAGTAAAAAACTTGGCTATGATTACACCTATCTAGCCAATACATTTTCTGAGGTAAAGGGAATAACTCTTCAGCATTTTATCATAATCAATAAAATTGAAAAGGTAAAAGAGCTGCTTTTGTATGATGAGCTTAATCTTACTGAAATTTCCTATAAACTCAATTACAGTAGTGCTGCTCATCTTTCCAATCAATTCAAAAAAATAACAGGGCTTTCTCCATCATTTTATAAGCAACTCAAACATAAACGTCTTAAAAATCTGGAAGATATTTAA
- a CDS encoding DUF1003 domain-containing protein: MSQNRPEQKDRLRGEHNYKINLKAELEIRLSSEKIDHLLVKKVLPQQCCSNTKKKYIIFRPMYSVDKSSFSILSFSFFNL, encoded by the coding sequence ATGAGCCAAAACAGACCGGAACAAAAAGATAGGCTGAGAGGAGAACACAATTACAAAATTAATTTAAAAGCCGAATTAGAAATTAGATTATCGAGTGAAAAAATAGACCACTTATTGGTAAAAAAAGTATTACCGCAACAATGTTGCAGTAATACTAAAAAAAAATACATAATATTCAGACCTATGTATTCTGTTGACAAATCAAGTTTCTCAATATTGTCATTCTCTTTTTTCAATTTATAG
- the pckA gene encoding phosphoenolpyruvate carboxykinase (ATP), translating into MNHLESLKELGIQSAKEIFWNLSEAQLISQTLRKGQGIITDSGALACDTGEFTGRSPKDKYVVLDDTTQDSVWWGDINHSFLPEDFDKLYNRVVEHLSQSDLYVKDVYACAKSEYRLNIRIITENPWQSLFANNLFLRFNEKELESFKHEWLILTAPSFKAVPETDKTRQHNFTIINFTKKIILIGGSAYTGEIKKGIFTVLNYILPHEKNVLSMHCSANIGENGDTSVFFGLSGTGKTTLSADPSRKLIGDDEHGWDDENVFNFEGGCYAKCVNLSQEKEPQIFSAIRQGTLLENVRFFEGTDIVNYDDTSVTENTRAAYPIDFIDNAIHPSVGGVPNNIFFLTCDAFGVLPPISKLTTGQAMYHFISGYTAKVAGTEAGITEPQTTFSACFGKPFLPLHPTKYAELLGKKLNENKVNVWLINTGWSGGSYGVGERIKLSYTRAMITAVLENKLENVDFISDDVFGLQMLVQCEGVPSEILNPKNTWTDSSQYDQKAIHLATQFMENFKEFESFANNEIMGGGPLLKNK; encoded by the coding sequence ATGAATCATTTAGAAAGTTTAAAAGAGTTAGGAATTCAATCTGCAAAAGAGATTTTTTGGAATCTATCAGAAGCACAGTTAATTTCACAGACCTTAAGGAAAGGGCAGGGTATTATAACAGACTCAGGAGCATTGGCTTGTGATACCGGTGAGTTTACGGGACGTTCCCCAAAAGATAAATATGTAGTCTTAGATGATACAACTCAAGATTCTGTTTGGTGGGGGGATATAAACCATTCTTTTTTGCCGGAAGATTTTGATAAATTATACAATCGTGTAGTGGAACACCTTTCACAAAGTGATCTTTATGTTAAAGATGTTTATGCGTGTGCAAAATCTGAATATCGTTTAAATATAAGGATTATCACAGAAAACCCATGGCAAAGTTTATTTGCCAATAACTTGTTTTTAAGATTTAATGAAAAAGAGCTTGAATCATTTAAGCACGAATGGCTTATTCTTACTGCCCCAAGTTTCAAGGCTGTTCCGGAAACTGATAAGACCCGTCAGCATAACTTTACCATTATCAACTTCACAAAAAAAATCATTCTTATTGGAGGAAGTGCTTATACAGGTGAAATTAAAAAAGGTATTTTTACGGTATTGAATTATATTCTTCCACATGAGAAAAATGTGCTTTCAATGCATTGTTCGGCTAATATTGGAGAAAATGGAGATACCTCTGTGTTTTTCGGACTTTCAGGAACGGGTAAAACGACACTTTCAGCAGATCCGTCCAGAAAATTAATTGGGGATGATGAGCATGGATGGGATGATGAGAATGTTTTTAATTTTGAAGGGGGATGTTACGCTAAATGTGTGAATTTAAGCCAAGAGAAAGAGCCTCAAATTTTTTCGGCAATTCGTCAGGGTACTTTGCTTGAAAATGTACGTTTTTTTGAGGGAACAGATATTGTTAATTATGATGATACTTCCGTAACTGAAAACACAAGAGCTGCCTATCCGATCGACTTTATAGATAACGCCATCCATCCTTCTGTTGGAGGTGTTCCCAATAATATCTTTTTTTTGACGTGCGATGCTTTTGGTGTATTGCCTCCAATTTCAAAATTAACAACGGGTCAGGCGATGTATCATTTTATTTCTGGATATACGGCAAAAGTAGCTGGAACTGAAGCGGGAATTACTGAACCACAGACCACGTTTTCAGCATGCTTTGGAAAACCTTTTCTTCCTCTTCATCCTACAAAATATGCTGAACTTTTAGGGAAAAAGCTAAATGAGAATAAAGTAAACGTGTGGCTTATTAATACAGGTTGGTCTGGGGGCTCTTACGGAGTAGGGGAACGTATAAAGTTGTCATACACGAGAGCTATGATCACTGCAGTATTAGAAAATAAATTAGAAAATGTTGATTTCATCAGTGATGATGTCTTTGGACTTCAAATGCTGGTACAGTGTGAAGGAGTTCCTTCTGAAATCCTGAATCCAAAAAATACTTGGACAGACTCTTCTCAATATGATCAAAAGGCTATCCATCTTGCTACTCAATTTATGGAGAATTTTAAAGAGTTTGAGTCTTTTGCCAATAATGAAATTATGGGTGGAGGTCCTTTACTTAAGAATAAATAA
- a CDS encoding YoaK family protein, translating into MFRHRGKNRTYFHNIKLASLLSFVAGTVNIVGVLSIEILTTNITGHFAFFSEEVVLKDYYDAALYLLFIGCFLGGAFCSSLLVEFVSRFRKFQSHFIPLLIEIFILGFIGLFADFKIIISPNMIACLLLFAMGLQNSLVTRVSQSVVRTTHLTGIFTDLGIEMSKLFFYGNAISYSQLKKSIMLKIVIVLCFFSGGVIGGFTYEVFHIKTLLFSVGILLFVIWYDRLLYKYYVLKRKLR; encoded by the coding sequence ATGTTTAGACATAGAGGAAAAAACAGGACTTATTTTCATAATATTAAATTAGCATCACTTCTTTCCTTTGTTGCAGGGACAGTCAATATTGTAGGGGTATTATCAATTGAGATATTAACTACAAACATTACAGGGCATTTTGCTTTTTTTTCCGAGGAAGTAGTATTGAAGGATTATTATGATGCAGCACTCTACCTATTATTTATCGGATGTTTTTTAGGAGGAGCTTTCTGTTCCAGCCTTCTGGTAGAATTTGTATCCCGTTTCAGAAAATTCCAATCTCACTTTATTCCCTTATTAATAGAAATTTTTATTTTGGGTTTCATAGGACTATTTGCCGATTTTAAAATAATAATCAGTCCCAATATGATAGCCTGCCTTTTACTTTTTGCAATGGGGCTACAGAATTCTTTAGTAACAAGAGTATCTCAGTCCGTTGTAAGAACAACACATTTAACAGGAATCTTTACTGACTTGGGAATAGAAATGTCCAAATTATTTTTTTACGGAAATGCTATTTCGTATAGCCAGCTTAAAAAAAGCATTATGTTAAAAATTGTAATTGTATTATGTTTTTTTTCTGGAGGGGTAATAGGTGGTTTTACTTATGAAGTCTTTCATATAAAGACATTATTGTTTTCTGTTGGAATACTTTTATTTGTGATCTGGTATGATAGGTTATTATATAAATATTATGTATTGAAAAGAAAATTAAGATGA
- a CDS encoding glycosyltransferase, whose protein sequence is MNKNINSDVEDKAIRPSLKKEKHIVYNKPEIIFISTFPPKVCGIATYTQDLIKSLQSKFGESFQTIICPMETEGENYEYEEHPKYKLNISDAVSFLELAEKINRNDNIQLVMLQHEFGFFNEAQNGLYLFLQNLKKEIIITFHTVLPNPDIEFKTKVKDLADFSKSIVVMTDISAEMLSKDYNISSDKITVIPHGTHLLPFTDKNALKEKYGLKNKKVLSTFGLLGSGKNIETTLKALPKIIAQNPNVIFLILGKTHPAIVRNEGEKYRYLLEDLTCKLHLENHIRFINEYLPLPELLEYLQLTDIYLFTSKDRNQAVSGTFSYAISCGCAIVSTPIPHALEVLKEETGIIIDFEAPKQLTFAVNTLLKNENSREKLRIKSLQKMAPTAWENSSILHALLFQKFRNSNAKLKYTLPKFNLDHIQNITTDFGMIQFSKISEPDIDSGYTLDDNARAMIAICQHYKATKNKSDLQLISIYLNFIKFCQQKDGSFLNYVDKEKQFTPQNYETNLEDSNGRAIWALGYLISLREILPQEFYELAEAMLQKNLVFAEKIYSTRAIAFIIKGLYYQNSEKNIPLLKELANRLVKMYQHEAKGNWMWFESYLTYGNSVLPEALLFAWVATKNEIYKEIAKQSFAFLLSKIIVNDTIKVISNQGWLQKESKENNRSNGGEQPIDVAYTILALASFYKILDNEKYFQMMHNSFNWFLGKNQLNQIIYNPVTGGCYDGLEKNDVNINQGAESTVSYLMARISMEFPTDFRTSENL, encoded by the coding sequence ATGAATAAAAATATTAATTCAGACGTGGAGGACAAAGCCATAAGACCATCTTTAAAAAAAGAAAAACACATTGTCTATAATAAACCCGAGATTATCTTTATCAGTACTTTTCCTCCAAAGGTATGCGGAATTGCCACTTATACACAAGACCTTATAAAATCGCTTCAGTCGAAATTCGGAGAATCATTTCAAACAATTATTTGCCCCATGGAAACAGAGGGGGAAAATTATGAATATGAAGAACATCCTAAATACAAATTAAATATCTCAGATGCCGTTTCCTTTCTGGAATTGGCTGAAAAGATCAATAGAAATGACAATATCCAACTGGTAATGCTTCAGCACGAGTTTGGCTTTTTTAATGAAGCCCAAAACGGATTATATCTTTTCCTACAAAACTTAAAGAAAGAAATCATTATCACCTTTCATACTGTACTTCCCAATCCAGATATAGAATTCAAAACAAAAGTGAAAGACCTCGCAGATTTTTCCAAGTCAATTGTGGTAATGACAGACATCTCCGCGGAGATGCTTTCAAAAGATTATAATATTTCTTCTGACAAAATCACCGTCATTCCGCACGGAACACATTTGTTACCTTTTACAGATAAAAATGCGTTGAAAGAAAAGTATGGACTTAAAAATAAAAAGGTGTTGTCTACATTTGGGTTGTTGGGTTCAGGCAAAAATATTGAAACCACCCTGAAAGCTTTGCCCAAAATTATTGCTCAGAATCCTAATGTCATTTTTCTAATTCTTGGCAAGACGCATCCTGCTATCGTGAGAAATGAAGGCGAAAAGTATCGTTATCTTTTAGAGGATCTTACCTGCAAACTTCATCTGGAAAACCATATCCGTTTTATTAATGAATATTTACCCTTACCTGAATTATTAGAGTATCTTCAACTTACCGACATTTATCTTTTCACTTCAAAAGACAGAAATCAGGCAGTAAGTGGTACTTTTTCCTATGCTATCAGTTGCGGGTGTGCCATTGTTTCTACTCCTATTCCACATGCTTTAGAAGTTTTAAAAGAGGAAACAGGAATAATCATTGATTTTGAAGCCCCAAAACAATTGACTTTTGCTGTTAATACTTTACTGAAAAATGAAAATAGTCGTGAAAAATTACGCATAAAATCTTTGCAAAAAATGGCTCCGACCGCTTGGGAAAATTCGTCTATTTTACATGCTTTATTATTTCAGAAATTCAGAAACAGCAATGCAAAACTCAAATATACCTTACCTAAATTCAATCTTGATCATATCCAAAATATAACTACAGATTTTGGAATGATACAATTTTCCAAGATCAGTGAACCAGATATTGATTCCGGCTATACCCTGGATGATAATGCACGTGCAATGATCGCTATTTGCCAACATTACAAAGCCACCAAAAACAAATCTGATCTGCAATTAATTTCAATCTATTTAAATTTTATTAAATTTTGTCAACAAAAAGATGGCAGTTTCCTAAATTATGTGGATAAGGAAAAACAATTTACCCCACAGAATTACGAAACCAACCTTGAAGATTCTAACGGAAGAGCGATATGGGCTTTGGGTTATTTAATTTCATTAAGAGAAATTTTACCACAGGAATTTTATGAACTCGCAGAAGCCATGCTTCAAAAAAACTTGGTTTTTGCTGAAAAAATATATTCCACCAGAGCCATAGCTTTTATTATAAAAGGATTGTATTACCAGAATTCTGAAAAAAATATTCCTTTATTAAAAGAATTGGCGAATCGTTTGGTGAAAATGTATCAACATGAAGCTAAAGGTAATTGGATGTGGTTCGAAAGTTATCTGACTTACGGAAATAGCGTATTGCCAGAAGCTTTATTATTTGCTTGGGTTGCTACTAAAAATGAAATATATAAGGAAATAGCGAAACAGTCTTTTGCTTTTCTCTTGTCTAAAATAATTGTCAACGATACTATAAAAGTGATTTCTAACCAAGGCTGGTTACAAAAAGAAAGCAAGGAAAACAATAGATCGAATGGTGGAGAACAGCCTATTGACGTGGCTTATACTATTCTTGCATTAGCTTCATTTTATAAGATTTTAGATAATGAAAAGTATTTTCAGATGATGCACAATTCCTTTAATTGGTTTCTTGGAAAAAACCAGTTAAACCAAATTATTTACAATCCTGTAACCGGAGGTTGCTATGATGGGCTTGAGAAAAACGACGTGAATATTAATCAGGGAGCAGAATCTACGGTCAGTTATCTTATGGCAAGAATTAGCATGGAATTTCCAACAGATTTTAGAACCTCAGAAAATTTATAA
- a CDS encoding glycoside hydrolase family 130 protein translates to MIEIKKEGIILRKTDLSFESEGVLNPAVIQENGKIHLFYRAVAKGNFSSIGYCILSNPLTLESRSDSPIILPEFEYEKHGIEDPRIVKIDDLFYLTYTSYDGINALGALATSKDLKSWKKDRIIVPRIPYEKFKCLLESEGLIPEKYKRYNEFQISHTDSVPIFLWDKNLIFFPRKINSKFYFLHRIRPDIQIVNVENIQDLNFEFWEDYFSHFKNHIFLCPKYDHESSYIGGGCPPIETEYGWLLIYHGVHDTVDGYVYNACVALLDLKNPEKEICRLPYPLFEPEKEWEIKGEVNNVCFPTGAIVEKDTLYIYYGAADERIAVASLSISKLLKELMMHAI, encoded by the coding sequence ATGATAGAAATAAAAAAAGAAGGAATCATCCTCAGGAAAACCGACTTAAGCTTTGAGAGCGAAGGAGTTCTAAACCCAGCTGTTATTCAGGAAAACGGAAAAATACATTTGTTTTACCGCGCCGTTGCCAAAGGTAATTTTTCAAGCATCGGATATTGTATACTATCTAATCCTCTTACTTTAGAAAGCCGATCAGACTCTCCAATTATTCTTCCTGAATTTGAATATGAAAAACATGGCATCGAAGATCCCAGAATCGTAAAAATAGATGATTTGTTTTATCTTACATATACAAGTTACGACGGCATTAATGCTTTAGGAGCATTGGCCACTTCTAAAGATTTGAAATCTTGGAAAAAAGATAGGATTATTGTTCCTAGAATCCCCTATGAGAAGTTTAAATGTTTATTAGAATCTGAAGGTTTAATCCCTGAAAAATATAAAAGATATAATGAATTTCAGATCAGTCATACAGATAGTGTTCCTATCTTTTTATGGGACAAAAATCTGATTTTTTTCCCAAGAAAAATAAATAGTAAATTTTATTTTCTCCACAGAATAAGACCTGATATTCAAATTGTAAATGTAGAAAACATTCAAGATTTAAACTTTGAGTTTTGGGAAGATTATTTTTCTCACTTTAAGAATCACATCTTTTTATGTCCCAAATATGATCACGAATCCAGCTATATTGGTGGCGGGTGTCCACCCATAGAAACGGAATACGGATGGCTGCTAATCTATCATGGAGTTCATGATACCGTCGACGGATATGTTTATAATGCCTGTGTAGCCCTACTGGATCTTAAGAACCCCGAAAAAGAAATTTGCAGACTTCCTTATCCTCTTTTTGAGCCGGAGAAAGAATGGGAAATTAAAGGTGAGGTTAATAATGTCTGCTTTCCTACAGGGGCTATTGTAGAAAAAGATACACTTTATATCTATTATGGAGCTGCAGACGAAAGAATTGCCGTTGCCTCTTTGAGTATTTCAAAGCTATTGAAAGAATTGATGATGCATGCAATATAA
- a CDS encoding DUF1896 family protein, translating to MEKDVTYYKERLQNLLSNSFPELVPNTALIEQRSQWAKIVYDGAIRSGSSIEQCEYYTDHILFEKFHFSKFETVSNIINNNFGNLMKHDELKSFSLKMLKLCAPIFDKYELSDDFAYTYDFDKLCMEITASILSWINQYEF from the coding sequence ATGGAAAAGGATGTAACATATTACAAGGAACGATTACAAAATTTATTGAGTAATAGCTTTCCAGAATTAGTTCCTAACACAGCATTAATAGAGCAGCGTTCCCAATGGGCGAAAATTGTATATGATGGTGCTATAAGGTCTGGAAGTTCGATTGAGCAATGTGAATATTATACGGATCACATCCTTTTTGAGAAATTTCATTTTTCAAAATTCGAGACCGTTTCAAATATTATCAACAATAACTTTGGAAATCTCATGAAACATGATGAGCTAAAGTCATTTAGTCTGAAAATGTTAAAATTATGCGCCCCTATATTTGATAAATATGAACTTAGTGATGATTTTGCCTATACCTATGATTTTGATAAACTTTGCATGGAAATAACAGCTTCAATCCTTAGTTGGATTAACCAATATGAATTCTAA
- a CDS encoding DUF1003 domain-containing protein — protein sequence MMINVWLLTNSFDPFPFILLNLILSCLAAIQAPIIMMSQNRQEQKDRLRGEHDYKINLKAELEIKLLSEKIDHLLVNQNKKLLEIQDIQTDYLEDLMKEIKRKS from the coding sequence ATGATGATTAATGTTTGGTTATTAACCAATTCATTTGATCCGTTTCCGTTTATTTTACTCAATCTCATTCTTTCCTGTTTAGCAGCCATTCAGGCTCCCATTATTATGATGAGCCAAAACAGACAGGAACAAAAGGACAGACTAAGAGGAGAACATGACTACAAAATCAATTTAAAAGCTGAATTAGAAATTAAATTGCTAAGTGAAAAAATAGACCATCTATTGGTCAATCAAAACAAAAAACTGTTGGAAATACAAGATATACAAACTGATTATCTGGAGGATCTGATGAAGGAAATAAAAAGAAAAAGTTAA
- a CDS encoding PLP-dependent cysteine synthase family protein codes for MSNVYDNILGLIGNTPMVKLNTVTKDIPATVYAKLESYNPGHSTKDRIALHIIENAEKKGLLKEDSVVVETTSGNTGFSIAMFCIIKGYKCILAVSDKTKSEKIAYLKALGATVYICPANVPADDPRSYYEVAKRIASETPNSVYINQYFNELNIDAHYQTTGPEIWEQTEGKITHLFACTGTGGTLSGSAKFLKEKNPNIKVIGVDADGSILKSYHETGEIHKEDVHPYQIEGMGKNLIPSALLFDKIDEFVRVNDEMSAYRIREIALKEAIMGGYTTGAVTQALMQYAQSHEFAENDIVVLIYPDHGSRYITKVYSDKWMAEQGFVNNCVHNYDKVFQL; via the coding sequence ATGAGTAATGTTTACGATAATATCCTTGGCCTAATAGGAAACACTCCTATGGTGAAGCTAAATACTGTTACAAAAGATATTCCTGCAACCGTTTATGCCAAGTTAGAATCATATAATCCTGGACATTCCACTAAAGATAGAATTGCACTTCATATTATAGAAAACGCTGAGAAAAAAGGCTTATTAAAAGAAGATTCTGTAGTTGTAGAAACTACTTCCGGAAATACCGGTTTTTCTATTGCAATGTTTTGCATCATTAAAGGATATAAATGTATACTTGCTGTAAGTGACAAGACGAAGTCAGAAAAAATAGCTTATCTGAAAGCACTTGGAGCTACGGTTTATATATGCCCGGCCAATGTACCTGCAGATGACCCAAGATCGTATTATGAAGTTGCTAAAAGAATTGCTTCAGAAACACCAAATTCAGTTTACATCAATCAGTATTTTAATGAACTAAATATTGATGCCCACTACCAGACAACCGGACCTGAGATTTGGGAACAGACAGAAGGTAAAATTACTCACCTTTTTGCCTGTACTGGAACAGGTGGAACTTTATCGGGATCAGCAAAATTTTTGAAAGAAAAAAATCCAAACATCAAGGTGATTGGTGTAGATGCTGATGGATCTATTCTTAAAAGCTATCACGAAACAGGAGAAATTCATAAAGAAGATGTTCATCCTTATCAGATTGAGGGAATGGGAAAAAATTTAATTCCTTCTGCCCTGCTTTTTGATAAAATTGATGAGTTTGTGAGAGTAAATGATGAGATGTCTGCTTACAGAATCCGCGAGATTGCTTTGAAAGAAGCGATTATGGGAGGTTATACAACCGGAGCGGTTACTCAGGCATTGATGCAATATGCACAATCTCATGAATTTGCTGAAAACGATATTGTCGTTTTAATATATCCGGATCATGGGTCAAGATACATTACAAAAGTGTACAGCGATAAATGGATGGCAGAACAGGGATTCGTCAACAACTGTGTTCATAATTACGATAAAGTTTTCCAACTATAA
- the gcvT gene encoding glycine cleavage system aminomethyltransferase GcvT, with product METVKIKKTPFNALHHLLGAKMVDFAGYEMPVQYKGINHEHEIVRNKVGVFDVSHMGEILIQGKEALSLIQKITSNDASKLFPGKVQYSCMPNDTGGIIDDLLVYMISQDDYLLVVNASNIEKDLNWIQGQNSFDTQVSNISDSISLLAVQGPKAEQVLQKLTDISLKDMEYYTFTIGELAHIPNALLSATGYTGAGGFEIYVENRYAAHVWEALFEAGKEEGIEPIGLGARDTLRLEMGYCLYGNDIDDYTSPLEAGLGWITKFNKDFVHKGFLKIQKEKGVSKKLVGFEMEDKGIPRHGYEIWNGNHEIIGTVTSGTMSPTLKKAIGMGYISVENSAVGNEIFINIRNKPTKAIIVAFPFINVK from the coding sequence ATGGAAACGGTAAAAATCAAGAAAACGCCATTTAATGCACTCCATCACTTATTAGGAGCGAAAATGGTTGACTTTGCAGGATATGAAATGCCTGTTCAATACAAGGGTATAAATCATGAACATGAAATTGTAAGAAATAAGGTGGGGGTATTTGATGTTTCTCATATGGGAGAAATTCTCATACAGGGAAAAGAGGCCTTGTCATTAATCCAGAAGATTACGTCCAATGATGCTTCAAAACTTTTTCCGGGAAAGGTGCAATACAGCTGTATGCCTAATGACACTGGAGGAATAATTGATGATCTTTTAGTGTATATGATCAGTCAGGACGATTATTTATTGGTCGTCAATGCATCAAATATAGAAAAAGACTTAAACTGGATCCAGGGACAGAATTCCTTTGATACACAGGTTAGCAATATTTCGGATTCTATTTCATTATTAGCGGTTCAGGGACCCAAAGCAGAACAGGTCTTACAAAAATTGACAGATATCAGTCTGAAAGACATGGAATATTATACGTTTACTATCGGTGAATTAGCGCATATTCCTAATGCTTTACTATCTGCCACTGGATATACTGGAGCGGGAGGATTTGAAATATATGTGGAAAACAGATATGCAGCACACGTATGGGAAGCTCTTTTTGAAGCAGGAAAAGAAGAAGGAATAGAGCCCATCGGTTTAGGAGCCAGAGATACGTTACGGTTGGAAATGGGCTACTGTTTGTATGGGAATGATATTGATGATTATACTTCTCCTTTAGAAGCTGGGCTAGGCTGGATTACTAAATTTAATAAAGACTTTGTTCATAAGGGGTTCTTAAAAATTCAAAAAGAAAAAGGAGTATCCAAAAAGTTAGTAGGCTTTGAAATGGAAGATAAGGGAATTCCACGTCATGGCTATGAAATTTGGAATGGGAATCATGAAATTATAGGAACCGTTACTTCAGGAACTATGTCACCGACCCTTAAAAAAGCGATTGGAATGGGATACATCTCCGTTGAAAATTCGGCTGTAGGAAATGAAATTTTCATTAATATTAGAAATAAACCAACAAAAGCAATAATTGTGGCTTTTCCATTTATTAATGTAAAATAG